The Myxococcota bacterium DNA window CCTTCGCGCTGAACGGTCCTCGCTCGATCAGACGTTGAATCTCGCGCGGAGAGGCAACCTAGATGCCGCAGTCCTCGGATTCGGATCGTCCTCGAAGCTGCCGCTCGGCACGCTCACGACTGCCTACCGATCGGCCGCCAGCACGAGCGCCGACCCGTCCATCAGCGCCCCCGACGTCACGACCGCGACGCCCGAACGCGGCGCCTGCCGCTCTCCGCCGCGGCGCTGCACCTGGAGCACGGCCTCGGCGACGGTGTTCATGCCGTGCAGGTAGCCCTCGGAGAGAA harbors:
- a CDS encoding acetyl-CoA acetyltransferase, whose product is SSTVLMGLEGLGLCARGESGAFVRSGATSLAGRLPTNTHGGLLSEGYLHGMNTVAEAVLQVQRRGGERQAPRSGVAVVTSGALMDGSALVLAADR